A section of the Primulina eburnea isolate SZY01 chromosome 1, ASM2296580v1, whole genome shotgun sequence genome encodes:
- the LOC140806349 gene encoding serine/threonine-protein phosphatase 7 long form homolog yields the protein MADNRNPEDLSVLYLHATHISTRVFSLTVDDIVKVKRSDNLIWKLYTNNYLHRRVLSYLNHMGFYGVLECGSQVIDNHLITALVERWRRETHTFHFTCGEATVTLQDVSIIWGLTIDGEAVTGVDVSHKVEEWQHICLDMLGFVPESKYLKGGHLSMTALHDHCISNLVNDETSEVDVVKFTRCVALMIIGGIMFPDYQGGSARLIFLQLLRDLDNVKSYSWGSAVLAFLYRELCNATRVEKSTMAGPLYILQIWAWSRIKCVNPDRDGLTLVVPPVDPDALIPVSPYGARWMYGFSYTHSPTHSVRIIRDSLDRMNNNEFNWSVYQKNDIDVKTIIDSYDNKIWRCVCPLICFDIVEMHRPNRVMRQFRRRQSIPGSAVDNDDMHNITRIGHRNTNWRDYHRNSIELWNNRLRYVCKGVRHGRTTQTDEDYFEWYNRITVRSISPAVTAVGFQPQPYNTFVGEFNFQQNFSTGGNSLPLGRRPCT from the exons ATGGCAGATAATAGAAATCCAGAAGATCTTAGTGTCCTATATTTACATGCGACCCATATATCAACAAGAGTATTTTCGTTAACCGTTGATGATATTGTCAAAGTGAAAAGGTCAGACAATTTGATTTGGAAGTTATATACCAATAATTACTTACACAGGCGTGTATTGtcatatttaaatcatatggGTTTTTATGGAGTTTTAGAATGTGGCTCTCAAGTTATTGATAATCATTTGATTACTGCGCTTGTTGAACGTTGGAGACGTGAGACACACACGTTTCACTTTACATGTGGTGAAGCAACAGTTACACTACAAGATGTTTCAATAATTTGGGGTCTGACAATTGATGGTGAAGCAGTAACCGGAGTAGACGTGTCGCATAAAGTGGAGGAATGGCAACACATATGTTTGGATATGTTAGGATTTGTGCCAGaatcaaaatatttgaaaggtgGTCATCTGTCTATGACAGCACTACATGATCATTGTATATCTAACCTTGTCAATGATGAAACTTCAGAGGTAGATGTTGTGAAATTTACTCGTTGTGTTGCGTTAATGATTATTGGAGGAATAATGTTCCCTGATTATCAAGGAGGGTCAGCTAGACTAATTTTTTTGCAACTGTTACGAGATCTTGATAACGTGAAGTCTTATAGTTGGGGTAGTGCAGTTTTAGCGTTTCTATATCGTGAGTTGTGTAACGCGACACGTGTAGAGAAGTCTACAATGGCTGGACCTTTATATATCCTGCAG ATATGGGCATGGAGCAGGATTAAATGTGTTAATCCCGATCGAGATGGGTTAACATTAGTTGTACCTCCCGTTGATCCGGATGCTTTAATTCCAGTTTCTCCATATGGTGCAcg GTGGATGTATGGGTTTAGTTACACACATTCGCCAACACATTCTGTCAGAATTATAAGGGATTCGCTAGATCGTATGAATAATAATGAg TTTAATTGGAGCGTATACCAGAAAAATGACATAGATGTGAAGACCATTATTGATTCATACGACAACAAAATATGGCGGTGTGTTTGTCCCCTTATTTGCTTTGACATCGTGGAGATGCATCGTCCTAATCGGGTAATGCGACAATTTCGAAGGCGGCAATCAATTCCAGGGTCTGCCGTCGACAATGACGATATGCATAATATCACGAGAATAGGACATCGCAACACCAACTGGAGAGATTATCATAGGAATTCAATTGAGTTGTGGAATAATAGGCTGAGATATGTTTGTAAAGGGGTGCGACACGGGCGAACGACGCAAACTGATGAAGATTACTTTGAATGGTACAATCGAATAACTGTGCGCTCGATCTCACCTGCAGTTACTGCCGTTGGTTTTCAACCACAACCGTACAATACTTTTGTTGGAGAATTTAATTTTCAACAAAATTTTAGTACGGGCGGTAATTCGTTACCGCTCGGACGTCGGCCGTGCACTTGA